The following DNA comes from Burkholderia sp. HI2500.
GAGGCGTTGGGAGCCGGCGTCGTCAGTCGCGATACGTCGGATCGATCCGGTCGAGCCGGCGCAGCAGCGCCGGCCATTCCAGTTCGCCTTCGATCGCGCCGCCGTCGCGCAGCTGTTCGGCGGTTCGGTCGGCAACGGCCGGGGCGGGCAGCACGAGCGGCCCGCCGCCGGCCTGCGCGCGCACCTGGATATCGCACGCCTTGATCAGCGTATCCATCAGCACATAGGCTTCGGCCACGGTGCGGCCGACCGTCAGCGTGCCGTGGTTGCGCAGCAGCATCGCGGATTTCGCGCCGAGGCTCGCGGTCAGCCGCGTGCCTTCGGCCGGCGAGAACGCGAGCGCTTCGTAGTCGTGGTACGCGAGGTCGCCATGAAACCGCAGCGCGTGCTGCGACGCGGGCAGCAGCCCGTCGCGCTGGATCGACACGGCGATGCCGGCCGTATTGTGCAGATGCATCACGCACACGGCGTCGGCGCGCGCGGCATGCACGGCCGCGTGCAGCGCGAAGCCCGTCACGTTGACCGCATGCTCGCTGTCGCCGATCCGGTTGCCGGCCAGGTCGATCTTCACGAGATTCGACGCGCGGACTTCGTCGAACGTGAGGCCGAACGGGTTGATCAGGAAGTGGCCGGGCTCGCCGGGCACGGTCGCCGAAAGGTGCGTGTAGATCAGGTCGTCCCAGCCGTTCAGCGCGACGAGCCGGTACGCGGCGGCGAGGTCGACGCGCATCCGGCGTTCGGCGTCCGAGATCGGGCCGCCGGGTTTCACGGCATCAGGACGGTGTGCGAATGACGACATCGGGTTCTCCGAAGGTGAAGCGGCGCGCGACGATCACCGTGATCCACGACGCGAGCGCGAACGGGGCCGTGAACGCGGGAATGCCGGCGCGCGTCGCGAGCCACTGGATCAGCGCGGCGAGTGCGGCGGCCGCGAGCGCCGCGCGCGGGCCGCGCGGCATCAGCGCGAGTGCGGCGAGCGCGCCGTTGAAGCCGAGCAGGCCGTCGGCGAACGATGCGCCGCTCGCGCCGAGCGCGACCAGCAGCACGGTCGACACCAGTGCGCCGCCGAGTGCGAATGCGGCCGCGCGGCGGGACGCGACGGCAAGGCCGGTGGCGATCAGCGTGCCGGCCCATGCGCCTTGCGCGAAAGTGGTCTGCGCGATGCCCGAGAGCAGCGCGTCGGCCGCGGCTGAAAACGTCAGCGCCGGGCCGGCCGTCGCGCCGCCTGCCTGCTGCAATGCGACAAACGGAAACCATAGCGCGGTAACGGCGAGGCACGGGCTCGAATACGGGCACTGGCGCCAGCGCGCGAGCGGCACGCGCATCGCGCGCTGCACGAGCGCCGCGCCGATCGAGGCCAGCGGCACCAGTACGATGGCCGCGAGTTGATGGGGCGCGAACAGCACGGCGATCAGCGCGGCGAGCGCGCCGTTGAAGCCGTGCAGCCCCTGTTCGACGTCGCGGCGCTCGGCGCCCGTCAGCACGGCCGTCATGCTGGCAGCGGCCGAGCCGACCAGCGCCGCGCTCGCGAGCCGCAGGTCGGTCAGCGCCAGCGCGGCGAGCAGCAGCGCGCCGGTGAGCGCATTCGCCTGCAGCACGATCTGCCCGATGCCGCGCAGCAGGATACGCAGGTCGATCGACGGCGGGACGGGGCGGGCGGTAGGCATGATGGCGGCGGAACAGGACGAGCCGCGAGCATAGGACACAATCCGATGCACCGGAATAGGGAATTCTGGATAGTCAGGATTTGTGGTCGATGCCCCGAAACGGTGAATCCGGAGGTCGATTCGTGCCCGAACGTCGCGCCGTTGGCGCTTTCGGCGGGCTGTCCCGCTCGGGACTCGAATCCTGGCGATGGCCGGCCCTTTCGTCGGGCGATTCGTGCGACGATGCCTCGCATCGGGAATACCGGGAGGTGGAAAGATGCGCGAAGTGCGTTGGGCGTCGCTCGAAGGCGACGGGGTCGAACATCTGACGTTCGACCGGAGCGGCGGCGGGATCGTCGTCGAAAGCGCGGTGGTCGGCCAGCGGTACGGCCGTGCGTACGGGCTCGCGTATCGCGTCGAGTGCGACGCGCACTGGCGCGTGACCCATGCGGTGCTCAAGGTGATGGGCGGCGGCACGCTCGAATTGCGCGGCGACGGCGCCGGCCACTGGCACGACGGCTCGGGCCGCGCACTGCCGGAACTCGACGGTTGCATCGACATCGACATCGCGGCGACGCCGTTCACGAATTCGCTGCCGATCGGCCGCCTCGGGCTCGCGCGCGGTGAGCGGCGGCCGATCGACGTCGCGTACATCTCGACGCCGGACCTGAAGGTCACGCCGGTCAAGCAGGCCTATGCGTGCCTCGAGCCGGGCCGGCGCTATCGCTACGAAGGAATCTTCCGCGACTTCACGGCCGAGATGGAGATCGACGACGACGGGCTCGTCATCGATTACGAGACGCTGTTCAGGCGCCTGCCGGCGCCTGCGGTGCGCTGAACCCGGGCCGCGACCGGGGCGAGTGCCGGCCGCTCCTGCGCGGACGCGAAGCGGTCGATCCGCGACGCGATCATGTCGGGGTGGCGCAGCACGATCCAGTGCGTGCCGTCGATTTCCTCGCGCACGTGGTCGCCGAGCCAGCGGTCGAGGTCGACCGACATCTCGGGCGTCACGTAGCGGTCGCGCACCGGCACCAGGATCTGCACGGGCGCCTGCGCGTACCGCTCGCGCGGCTTGCGGGCCCGTGCGATGAAGTTCGCGCGGTACAGCTGCAGCCCGTTCAGCGCGTTCTTCAGTTGCACGGGATCGCGCTCCGCACGCACGCGCTCGGTGAGCTGCAGCCAGCGCGGCCACAGTGCCGCGCCGCCGAGCCGCCACACCAGCGACGGCACGAGCGGCATGTGGAAGAACGCGATGTACCACGACTTCAGGCTTTGCTTGAGCCGCATCTTCGCGCGGAACACGTGATCGAGACACGGGCCCGAGATCGACGTGTACGACGCGATCCGGCCGCGGAACGCGGGGTCGGTCACGGCCTCCCAGCACTGGATCGACCCCCAGTCGTGGCCGACGAGATGGAACGGCCGGCCGCCGCAGGTTGCGTCGGCCACCGCCTTCAGGTCGGCGGCGAGTCGCTCGAGCGTGTAGTCGGCACGGCGGCGCGGCGCATCGGACGCACCGGCGCCGCGCACGTCGTACGCGATCACGCGGTAGCGCTTCGCGAGCCGCGCCCGGATCGGCGCCCACACGGCCGCCGAATCGGGGTAGCCGTGCACGAGGATCAGCGGCGGGGCGCGACGCGACCCGCTTACGTAGACGGCGAGTTTCACGTCGCCGGACTGGACGGTCAGCATCTCGTGGGCGCGCGCCATGGCGTCATGCCTGCGGAACCGGGTGCAGCGGCACGCGGCGCGGGGCGGCTTGCGCGGCGTAGCGCGCGTTGGTCGCGTCGATGTTCTCGAGCAGCGTGTCGAGCTCCTGCAGGTACTGATGGTTGTCGTGGTCCCACGGGTGGAAGCCCGGGCGGAAGTAGTCGAGCCATTCGCGCGCGATGCTCGGGAACACGCCGTGCTTGGGGCCGTACAGGTACTTCACGAGGCGCCACATGCCGCCGAACTTGCCGTGCTCGCGACGGTGCGCGCGCATCAGCCGCACGTGGAAGTCGAACACGATGGCCCAGAAGAACACGGTCGTCGTCAGCATCGTGCCGGTGCGCAGCAGGTAGCTGCCGAGGCCCGGCTTCATCACGGTGCGCCACACGTCGTAGGACACCGCCTTGTGCTCGGTTTCCTCCATCGCGTGCCACATCCACATCTGCTGGTAGCCTTCGACCGAGCCGTCGATGCGGTGCTCGTGGCCCGACAGCAGCTGGTTCGCGAGGATCGCCGTGTAGTGCTCGAGCGCGATCGTGATCGCGAGCTGCATCGAATGCGGCAGCACCTTCTTGAACCAGCCGAGGATCGTCCACAGGCGCTTGTCGAGCTTGTGCGCGGGCAGGCCGGACGCCTGCAGCAGGTCGTTGTATTCGATGTGCTCGCGCGTGTGCATCGCTTCCTGGCCGATGAACCCGAGCACCTGCTTCTTCAGTTCGGGATCCTCGATCTGGTCGCGGTAGTTGCGCACCGAATCCATGAAGAAGCGTTCGCCGGCCGGGAACAGCAGCGACAGCGCGTTCATGAAGTGCGTGACCGGTACACCCTGCACGTGCCAGTCGCGCGCGCGTTCGGGGGGCAGCGCGAAACGGATGTCGCGCCGCACGGGCATCATGTTCGGGGTCGTCATGATTGTTCTCTTCCCTGGTTGCCTGCATTGTTGTAGGTGGCGTGCAGCGGCGCGGGCGCCGGCGTGCCGCGCGCGGCGCGGCGGGCTTTCGCGGCCTCGCGGCGCGTCGCGAGCACGACGAGCGCCTGGTACGCGGCGGGCAGGATGCGCGCCATCCAGTCCGCGCCCTTCGCGTCGCGGCCGATCAGCACGCGGCGCTTGTTCTTGCGCACGCCGGCGAGGATCGTGCGCGCGGCGTCGTCGGCGGTCGTGATGAAGAATTTCTCGAAGCTGTCCTTGCCTTGCTGTTCGCTCTCGACGATGAAGCCGACCATGTTCTTCGCGACGCGGCTCGATTGCGCGATGTTCGTGCGGATGCCGCCCGGATGCACGCAGGTCGCCGACACGCCGCACTTCATCATGTCGAGTTCCTGGCGCAGCGATTCGGTGAAGCCGCGCACCGCGAACTTGGTCGCGTTGTAGCCGCTCATGCCCGGCTGCGCGAAGATCCCGAAGATGCTCGACGTGTTGATCACGTGGCCGTCACCCGTGGCCTTCAGGTGCGGCAGGAACGCCTTCGTGCCGTGCACGACGCCCCAGAAGTTGATGTTCACGATCCACTCGAGATCGCTGTATTCCATCCCTTCGATCGTGCTCGACAGCGCGACGCCCGCGTTGTTGAAGATCAGGTTGACCTTGCCGTGTTCCTTCGCGGTGTCGTCGGCCCACGCGAACATCGCGTCACGGTCGCCGACGTCCAGCACGCGCGTCGACACGCGCACGTTCGGCGCGATCGCGCGGACGATCCGTTCGGTTTCAGCGAGGCCGACGCCGTTCTTGTCGGCGAGCGCGACGTGGCAGCCGGCCTGCGCGAGCTGGATCGCGAGCGAGCGGCCCATGCCCGAGCCGGCACCCGTGATGGCGGCGACCTTGTTGGCGAAATCTCTCATGTCGGTGGCTCCTTGTCTGGCTCAGGCCGCTTCGGCGGACGGGGAAGTCGAAGCGGAAGCGGCGGGCGCGGCGGCAGGCCGCGCAGTGGTGTCGTGTTGCGGCGCGCGATACGCGTGGTAGTCGGCGATCGAGAAGTGCGCGGTCGCCTGGCGGAAGCGCCACGTGAAGCCGGGCCACAGCGTCGTGTTCTTGCCGGTGCGCGGATCGAGGTACCAGCTCTTGCAGCCGCCCGTCGACCAGATCGCCTTCTTGAGCTTGCCTTGCAGGTCGCTGTTGAACTGCGCCTCGACGAGCGGGCGCACCTCGATCGCGTCCGCCCGTTCGCGGCGCATCGCCTGCAGTGCGCCGAGGATGTACTCGATCTGCGACTCGATCATGAACACCATCGAGTTGTGGCCGAGGCCCGTGTTCGGGCCGACGATCATGAAGAAGTTCGGGTAGCCCGGCAGCGTCGAGCCGAGATACGCGTGCGCGCCGTCGCGCCATGCGTCGACGATGTCGAGCCCACCGCGGCCGATGATCGCGCCGCGCGGATACGGATCGGCCACCTGGAAGCCGGTGCCGTAGATCAGGCAGTCGACTTCATGACGCTTGCCGTCGGTCGTCACGACCGCGTCGGCTTCGATGTGGTCGATGCCGGTCGTGATCACGTCGACGTTCTTGCGCGACAGCGCCGGGTAGTAGTCGTTCGA
Coding sequences within:
- a CDS encoding class II aldolase/adducin family protein, translated to MSSFAHRPDAVKPGGPISDAERRMRVDLAAAYRLVALNGWDDLIYTHLSATVPGEPGHFLINPFGLTFDEVRASNLVKIDLAGNRIGDSEHAVNVTGFALHAAVHAARADAVCVMHLHNTAGIAVSIQRDGLLPASQHALRFHGDLAYHDYEALAFSPAEGTRLTASLGAKSAMLLRNHGTLTVGRTVAEAYVLMDTLIKACDIQVRAQAGGGPLVLPAPAVADRTAEQLRDGGAIEGELEWPALLRRLDRIDPTYRD
- a CDS encoding urea transporter, whose protein sequence is MPTARPVPPSIDLRILLRGIGQIVLQANALTGALLLAALALTDLRLASAALVGSAAASMTAVLTGAERRDVEQGLHGFNGALAALIAVLFAPHQLAAIVLVPLASIGAALVQRAMRVPLARWRQCPYSSPCLAVTALWFPFVALQQAGGATAGPALTFSAAADALLSGIAQTTFAQGAWAGTLIATGLAVASRRAAAFALGGALVSTVLLVALGASGASFADGLLGFNGALAALALMPRGPRAALAAAALAALIQWLATRAGIPAFTAPFALASWITVIVARRFTFGEPDVVIRTPS
- a CDS encoding putative glycolipid-binding domain-containing protein; amino-acid sequence: MREVRWASLEGDGVEHLTFDRSGGGIVVESAVVGQRYGRAYGLAYRVECDAHWRVTHAVLKVMGGGTLELRGDGAGHWHDGSGRALPELDGCIDIDIAATPFTNSLPIGRLGLARGERRPIDVAYISTPDLKVTPVKQAYACLEPGRRYRYEGIFRDFTAEMEIDDDGLVIDYETLFRRLPAPAVR
- a CDS encoding alpha/beta fold hydrolase, coding for MARAHEMLTVQSGDVKLAVYVSGSRRAPPLILVHGYPDSAAVWAPIRARLAKRYRVIAYDVRGAGASDAPRRRADYTLERLAADLKAVADATCGGRPFHLVGHDWGSIQCWEAVTDPAFRGRIASYTSISGPCLDHVFRAKMRLKQSLKSWYIAFFHMPLVPSLVWRLGGAALWPRWLQLTERVRAERDPVQLKNALNGLQLYRANFIARARKPRERYAQAPVQILVPVRDRYVTPEMSVDLDRWLGDHVREEIDGTHWIVLRHPDMIASRIDRFASAQERPALAPVAARVQRTAGAGRRLNSVS
- a CDS encoding metal-dependent hydrolase, producing MTTPNMMPVRRDIRFALPPERARDWHVQGVPVTHFMNALSLLFPAGERFFMDSVRNYRDQIEDPELKKQVLGFIGQEAMHTREHIEYNDLLQASGLPAHKLDKRLWTILGWFKKVLPHSMQLAITIALEHYTAILANQLLSGHEHRIDGSVEGYQQMWMWHAMEETEHKAVSYDVWRTVMKPGLGSYLLRTGTMLTTTVFFWAIVFDFHVRLMRAHRREHGKFGGMWRLVKYLYGPKHGVFPSIAREWLDYFRPGFHPWDHDNHQYLQELDTLLENIDATNARYAAQAAPRRVPLHPVPQA
- a CDS encoding SDR family NAD(P)-dependent oxidoreductase is translated as MRDFANKVAAITGAGSGMGRSLAIQLAQAGCHVALADKNGVGLAETERIVRAIAPNVRVSTRVLDVGDRDAMFAWADDTAKEHGKVNLIFNNAGVALSSTIEGMEYSDLEWIVNINFWGVVHGTKAFLPHLKATGDGHVINTSSIFGIFAQPGMSGYNATKFAVRGFTESLRQELDMMKCGVSATCVHPGGIRTNIAQSSRVAKNMVGFIVESEQQGKDSFEKFFITTADDAARTILAGVRKNKRRVLIGRDAKGADWMARILPAAYQALVVLATRREAAKARRAARGTPAPAPLHATYNNAGNQGREQS